A window of the Deinococcus sp. YIM 134068 genome harbors these coding sequences:
- the argR gene encoding arginine repressor, which produces MLSKDQRQKRIQDIIARESVSTQGELVERLRAEGVQVTQATVSRDINELRLVRLPIGKGRHRYALAQVGGHNDVQEQLERLFQNFVRDVDRGENMLVIRTADGHATGVALLLDKLRRDDIVGTIAGEDTIFVVARTTAEGEALMEELHALMLG; this is translated from the coding sequence GTGCTCAGCAAGGACCAGCGGCAGAAGCGGATTCAGGACATCATCGCGCGGGAGAGCGTCTCCACGCAGGGCGAACTCGTGGAGCGGCTGCGCGCGGAGGGCGTGCAGGTCACGCAGGCGACGGTGAGCCGCGACATCAACGAGCTGCGGCTGGTGCGCCTGCCCATCGGCAAGGGCCGCCACCGCTACGCGCTCGCGCAGGTCGGCGGGCACAACGACGTGCAGGAGCAGTTGGAGCGCCTCTTCCAGAACTTCGTGCGGGACGTGGACCGGGGCGAGAACATGCTCGTCATCCGCACTGCCGACGGCCACGCCACGGGTGTCGCCCTGCTGCTCGACAAGCTCCGCCGCGACGACATCGTGGGCACCATCGCCGGGGAGGACACCATCTTCGTGGTCGCCCGCACCACCGCCGAGGGTGAGGCGCTGATGGAGGAACTCCACGCGCTGATGCTGGGGTGA
- the xseA gene encoding exodeoxyribonuclease VII large subunit — MTGRKRRSKVEPTRPPEHFLDLADVLGYVGQVIARGVPGGVWVRAEIASLTDRRHLYLDLVQLEDGVEVAKCRATVWARERYALEDKFRRATRGSLTAGLKVLLFCTAEFHPQYGFSLNVADVSPEFTLGDAALKLEALRETLVREGVYGLNRTLPAPTDFARVAVISPVGAAGLGDFRRETDALEAAGIVDFLYLEATFQGREASASLTGAIAAAREAHGEEPLDALVVIRGGGAVTDLAWLNDLEVGRALAGFPAPVITGLGHARDDTLPDEVAHTRTDTPSKAAAHIVRVVVGAAAQAQEDARRIRTHARDVLVNADAGTQWALDRAAGAARRHADAARAEVDALMRQALGLTPERTLARGYALVRDEAGKLVTRAAGVRAGQALTLEFQDGRVGVRAESEALR, encoded by the coding sequence GTGACCGGGCGCAAGCGCAGGAGCAAGGTGGAGCCGACCCGCCCACCCGAACATTTCCTCGACCTCGCGGACGTGCTGGGCTACGTCGGGCAGGTGATCGCGCGTGGGGTGCCGGGCGGCGTGTGGGTGCGCGCGGAGATCGCCTCGCTGACGGACCGCCGCCACCTCTACCTCGACCTCGTGCAACTGGAGGACGGCGTGGAGGTCGCCAAGTGCCGGGCGACCGTGTGGGCGCGCGAACGCTACGCGCTGGAGGACAAGTTCCGCCGGGCGACGCGCGGCAGCCTGACGGCGGGCCTCAAGGTGCTCCTGTTCTGCACCGCCGAGTTCCACCCGCAGTACGGGTTCTCCCTCAACGTGGCGGACGTGTCCCCCGAGTTCACCCTCGGGGACGCGGCGCTCAAGCTGGAGGCCCTGCGGGAAACGCTGGTGCGTGAGGGGGTGTACGGCCTGAACCGCACCCTCCCCGCCCCCACCGACTTCGCGCGGGTGGCCGTCATCAGCCCGGTCGGGGCGGCGGGCCTCGGCGACTTTCGCCGCGAGACGGACGCGCTGGAGGCCGCCGGGATCGTGGACTTCCTCTATCTGGAGGCCACCTTCCAGGGCCGGGAGGCGAGCGCGAGCCTGACGGGAGCCATCGCTGCCGCGCGGGAGGCGCACGGGGAGGAACCTCTTGACGCCCTCGTGGTCATCCGGGGCGGCGGGGCCGTGACGGACCTCGCGTGGCTCAACGATCTGGAGGTGGGCCGCGCCCTCGCCGGCTTCCCGGCCCCCGTCATCACCGGGCTGGGGCACGCGCGGGACGACACCCTGCCCGACGAGGTGGCCCACACCCGCACCGACACGCCGAGCAAGGCCGCCGCCCACATCGTCCGCGTGGTGGTGGGGGCCGCCGCGCAGGCACAGGAGGACGCCCGCCGCATCCGCACCCACGCCCGCGACGTGCTGGTGAACGCGGACGCAGGGACGCAGTGGGCACTCGACCGCGCCGCAGGGGCCGCCCGCCGTCACGCCGACGCCGCCCGCGCGGAGGTGGACGCGCTGATGCGTCAGGCCCTCGGTCTCACGCCGGAGCGGACGCTGGCGCGCGGCTACGCCCTCGTGCGCGACGAGGCGGGCAAGCTCGTCACGCGGGCGGCGGGGGTGCGGGCGGGGCAGGCGCTCACGCTGGAGTTTCAGGACGGGAGGGTGGGGGTGCGGGCGGAGAGCGAGGCGTTGAGGTAA
- the crcB gene encoding fluoride efflux transporter CrcB, translated as MAGGAVGAAARYGVGLGLAPLVSRLGLPVSTLLVNVLGSFLLGLTVALVGRGVWPEAVRLAFGTGVLGAFTTFSTFGVEVDGLLERGASGLAALYAGLSICLGVLAAVLGRHLGARL; from the coding sequence ATGGCGGGGGGCGCGGTGGGGGCGGCGGCGCGCTACGGCGTCGGGCTGGGGCTGGCACCGCTCGTCTCGCGGCTCGGCCTTCCCGTCTCCACCCTCCTCGTCAACGTCCTCGGCTCGTTCCTGCTGGGGCTGACGGTGGCGCTCGTGGGGCGCGGTGTCTGGCCGGAAGCCGTGCGGCTCGCCTTCGGAACGGGGGTGCTGGGGGCATTCACGACCTTTTCCACCTTCGGCGTGGAGGTGGACGGGCTGCTGGAGCGGGGCGCGAGTGGCCTCGCGGCGCTGTACGCCGGGCTGAGTATCTGTCTTGGCGTGCTCGCGGCGGTACTGGGCCGTCATCTCGGGGCGCGGCTGTGA